One genomic segment of Sphingobacteriales bacterium includes these proteins:
- a CDS encoding T9SS type A sorting domain-containing protein, with product MAPNPTSESVTLNYNNSSDVAYKALVEVIDVQGRTVLSVIDGEDAFSITNGVRCIICAEGIYFVKLTLSNGKSVFQN from the coding sequence ATGGCTCCGAACCCAACTTCAGAATCAGTGACACTCAATTACAACAACAGCAGCGATGTAGCTTACAAAGCTTTGGTAGAAGTAATTGACGTACAAGGAAGAACCGTATTGAGTGTAATAGATGGAGAAGATGCCTTCTCAATTACAAATGGTGTTAGATGTATCATCTGTGCAGAAGGTATTTACTTCGTAAAATTGACACTTTCTAACGGAAAATCTGTTTTCCAAAATTAG